In Synechococcus sp. PCC 6312, one genomic interval encodes:
- a CDS encoding precorrin-8X methylmutase codes for MTYDYIRDGSEIYRQSFATIRAEANLAGLDQDLATVVVRLIHACGMPDIVKDLQASAGAVKTGRKALQEGAVILCDAQMVAGGVTRQRLPADNLVLCTLNAPAVPGLAVNIGNTRSAAAIELWRPHLAGAVVAIGNAPTALFYLLELLDQGLPPPALILGFPVGFVGAAESKQALATHPQQIPFITVHGRRGGSAMAAAAINALAQEQE; via the coding sequence ATGACCTACGACTATATCCGTGATGGCAGTGAAATTTATCGCCAATCCTTTGCCACAATTCGAGCCGAAGCCAATTTAGCTGGCCTGGATCAGGATTTAGCGACAGTGGTGGTGCGGTTAATCCATGCCTGTGGAATGCCCGATATTGTCAAAGATTTACAGGCATCAGCGGGGGCCGTCAAAACTGGGCGCAAGGCTCTTCAGGAGGGGGCCGTCATTCTCTGTGATGCCCAAATGGTGGCCGGGGGGGTGACGCGCCAACGACTGCCTGCGGATAATTTGGTCTTGTGTACGTTAAATGCCCCGGCAGTCCCAGGCCTGGCGGTGAACATTGGCAATACCCGTTCCGCGGCGGCGATTGAGTTATGGCGACCCCATTTAGCCGGAGCAGTGGTGGCCATTGGGAATGCTCCAACGGCTTTGTTTTATCTATTGGAATTACTGGATCAGGGCCTACCCCCACCTGCCCTAATTTTGGGGTTTCCAGTCGGATTTGTGGGGGCGGCGGAATCTAAACAGGCCTTGGCCACCCATCCCCAGCAAATTCCCTTTATAACGGTGCATGGCCGACGAGGGGGAAGTGCAATGGCCGCCGCCGCAATTAATGCCTTGGCCCAGGAGCAGGAATGA
- the cobI gene encoding precorrin-2 C(20)-methyltransferase: MMCATETKLGKLYGLGIGPGDPELLTLKAHRILTTVPVIAYPCMENGKVLARAIVADYIQANQIEIPIPLPFSVERSSQPYYDSAAAKIASYLQAGQDVAVLCEGEPMLYGSFMYLFQRLAGQFPTEVVPGISSTLACADMLGVPLTFRNDVLTMIPATLNIADLRVKLRGVDAAIILKLGRHFAKVYHVLEELGLLERAHYIEYATQPTQQIRQMREITPETVPYWSLIVIPSRGLAQNPSSFSSLPDDLALKR, from the coding sequence ATGATGTGTGCAACAGAAACCAAACTCGGTAAGCTCTATGGTTTGGGCATTGGGCCTGGGGATCCGGAGTTACTCACCCTCAAGGCTCATCGAATCCTCACGACGGTTCCAGTGATTGCCTACCCCTGCATGGAAAATGGCAAAGTTTTGGCCCGGGCCATCGTGGCGGACTATATTCAAGCCAACCAGATTGAAATTCCGATACCGTTACCTTTCAGTGTGGAGCGGTCTTCCCAACCCTATTACGACTCAGCCGCGGCTAAAATTGCCTCTTATCTCCAGGCCGGGCAGGATGTGGCGGTACTCTGTGAAGGGGAACCCATGCTCTATGGCAGTTTTATGTATCTGTTTCAGCGTTTAGCGGGGCAGTTTCCCACAGAAGTTGTACCGGGCATTTCCTCAACCTTGGCCTGTGCCGATATGTTGGGTGTGCCCTTGACGTTTCGCAATGATGTGTTAACCATGATTCCGGCCACCCTAAACATTGCTGATTTACGGGTCAAACTTAGGGGGGTTGATGCGGCGATTATTCTCAAACTGGGGCGGCATTTTGCCAAGGTTTATCATGTTCTAGAGGAATTGGGATTGTTAGAACGGGCCCACTACATTGAATATGCAACCCAACCCACTCAGCAAATTCGGCAGATGAGGGAAATTACGCCAGAAACAGTCCCCTACTGGTCTTTAATTGTTATTCCTAGCCGGGGCCTGGCTCAAAACCCATCATCGTTTTCTAGCCTACCTGATGATCTAGCCCTCAAGCGGTAA
- the pxcA gene encoding proton extrusion protein PcxA → MFQKIRQLIKDSEHWYLSTPERALNASYTAALKIRAIENEHFGGRPISRFALSDGSEGNYFQAELQKLLKTVRMRLTEFKATHRILEIDDASTPAVTLPANLSNHQSVGNQDSEAAATYTITAEVINPGELTIPAKLRFIDATLNRYKRLHHSELVALGNPSLSHQNLEQNGNGKKTRKPTSARTDPANLELGSFYESGYSNEDLTDDSKLDSGFIPRSILRTADRFRRELDPGDNNEEEIVRDFRTSKARTRIAIRFVLLLIIIPLLTQQLSKILVIGPIVNHFKAVGKIEMIINTQIQERVLNELDQFENKIRFQSLISQVPVPPAELQEQLREKAIELSTEYQKELIEPLKNILSDSLGVSAFTLLLLLNRPQIAILKTFMDEVVYGLSDSAKAFIIILFTDVFVGFHSPHGWTVIVNNTLEHFGLPQNEDFIDMFIATFPVMLDTVFKYWIFRYLNQISPSAVATYKNMNE, encoded by the coding sequence ATGTTTCAAAAAATTAGGCAGCTTATTAAGGATTCTGAACATTGGTATCTTTCTACCCCAGAACGGGCCCTCAATGCTTCCTACACTGCTGCCCTCAAAATCAGAGCCATTGAAAATGAGCACTTTGGCGGTCGTCCCATTAGTCGCTTTGCCCTCAGCGATGGGTCAGAAGGAAACTATTTTCAAGCCGAGTTACAAAAACTTCTCAAAACAGTACGGATGCGTCTGACAGAATTTAAGGCCACCCATCGGATATTAGAAATTGATGATGCCTCTACCCCAGCCGTCACACTCCCAGCTAATCTCAGTAATCATCAATCGGTTGGCAACCAAGACAGTGAAGCCGCCGCTACCTATACCATTACCGCCGAGGTCATTAATCCCGGTGAATTGACAATTCCTGCCAAGCTCCGGTTTATTGATGCCACCCTCAACCGCTATAAACGCCTCCATCATTCAGAGCTAGTTGCCCTGGGTAATCCGTCCTTAAGTCATCAAAACCTAGAGCAGAACGGGAACGGAAAGAAAACCAGAAAGCCCACCTCTGCCAGGACAGATCCCGCCAACCTAGAACTGGGATCTTTTTATGAGTCGGGCTACAGTAATGAGGATTTAACCGATGACTCAAAGCTGGATAGTGGTTTTATTCCCCGTTCAATTTTACGAACAGCAGATCGTTTTCGCCGGGAACTCGATCCAGGGGATAACAATGAAGAAGAAATTGTGCGGGACTTTCGGACATCCAAAGCTCGAACAAGGATTGCAATTCGCTTTGTCTTACTTTTAATTATTATTCCTTTACTGACTCAACAGCTTTCAAAAATACTTGTGATTGGGCCAATTGTGAACCACTTTAAGGCAGTGGGAAAAATTGAAATGATCATTAATACCCAAATTCAGGAACGGGTCTTAAATGAATTAGATCAGTTTGAAAATAAAATCCGCTTTCAAAGTCTGATTAGTCAGGTTCCTGTGCCGCCAGCCGAACTCCAAGAGCAGTTACGGGAAAAAGCAATCGAACTTTCTACGGAATATCAAAAGGAACTCATCGAACCTCTGAAAAATATTCTTTCCGATAGCTTGGGAGTTTCGGCGTTTACGTTACTGCTGCTCTTGAATCGGCCTCAAATTGCCATTCTGAAAACCTTTATGGATGAAGTGGTTTATGGATTAAGTGACAGCGCCAAGGCCTTTATTATCATTCTGTTTACGGATGTATTCGTTGGTTTCCACTCACCCCACGGCTGGACTGTCATTGTTAACAATACCCTGGAGCACTTTGGCTTGCCTCAAAACGAGGACTTCATTGATATGTTTATTGCCACGTTCCCAGTGATGTTGGATACGGTTTTTAAGTATTGGATTTTCCGCTATCTGAATCAGATTTCACCTTCAGCCGTGGCAACTTATAAGAATATGAATGAGTAA
- a CDS encoding YbhB/YbcL family Raf kinase inhibitor-like protein: MNLESSVFTPNSYIPARYTCDGGNHSPPLIWKNTPVDTKSFVVVTDDPDAQAVIGKTFDHWVIYDLPKDITSLSESLPPKAVLPDGGHHGLTTRNQLGYFGPCPPPGVCHRYFFQLFAVDTVLELRPGKTKAEVLAAMTGHILAKAELIGLYRR, translated from the coding sequence ATGAACCTTGAATCTTCAGTATTTACTCCCAATAGTTACATCCCCGCCCGCTACACCTGTGATGGAGGCAACCATTCACCCCCATTAATTTGGAAAAATACTCCGGTTGACACAAAGAGCTTTGTAGTTGTTACGGATGATCCTGATGCCCAGGCCGTAATTGGTAAAACGTTTGATCATTGGGTGATTTATGATTTGCCGAAGGATATAACGAGTTTATCCGAAAGCTTACCCCCTAAGGCAGTTCTCCCTGATGGAGGTCATCACGGCCTAACAACGCGTAATCAGTTGGGCTATTTTGGGCCTTGTCCACCGCCAGGAGTCTGCCATAGATATTTTTTTCAGTTATTTGCTGTGGATACCGTATTGGAATTGAGGCCAGGGAAAACAAAAGCCGAAGTGCTTGCGGCAATGACAGGTCATATTTTAGCTAAGGCTGAGTTAATTGGTCTTTATCGCCGTTAA
- a CDS encoding alpha-D-glucose phosphate-specific phosphoglucomutase produces the protein MTIQVVATHPFSDQKPGTSGLRKKVTVFQTPHYLENFIQATFDTLESCQGQILVVGGDGRYFNQPAIQIILKMAAANGFARVKVGQNGILSTPATSCIIRKYRTLGGIILSASHNPAGPGGDFGVKFNTSNGGPAPEKVTKAIYERTQAIETYKILAAGDVDLGRLGETTLGTMVVEVIDSVTDYAQLLETLFDFDRIQQFMASGSFRFIFDAMHAVTGPYGRRIFEERLGAPAGTVQAGFPLEDFGGGHPDPNLVYAHDLVAQLFTEHGPDFGAASDGDGDRNMILGRNFFVTPSDSLAILAANATLVPGYRQGLAGIARSMPTSQAPDRVAQQLGIPAFETPTGWKFFGNLLDSGQATLCGEESFGTGSNHVREKDGLWAVLFWLNILAVRQESVAEIVTQHWQTYGRNFYSRHDYEGVASDRANELMSQLQAKLPTLTGKTLGAGRVAYADDFSYKDPVDQTVSANQGIRIGFEDGSRIVFRLSGTGTEGATLRVYLERYEPNPQHHGLDAQIALQDLIGLADSLAQIKLLTSRDKPTVIT, from the coding sequence ATGACGATTCAGGTTGTTGCGACTCATCCTTTCTCAGATCAAAAACCAGGTACATCTGGCCTGCGTAAAAAAGTTACTGTCTTTCAAACGCCGCACTACCTTGAAAACTTTATCCAGGCCACTTTTGATACTCTCGAAAGCTGTCAGGGACAAATTCTGGTTGTGGGTGGAGACGGACGATATTTTAACCAGCCAGCGATTCAAATTATTCTGAAAATGGCAGCGGCTAACGGCTTTGCACGGGTTAAGGTGGGGCAAAATGGGATTCTCTCGACTCCGGCAACCTCCTGCATTATTCGCAAATATCGCACCCTTGGCGGCATTATTCTCTCAGCTAGTCACAATCCAGCGGGGCCTGGGGGAGATTTTGGGGTTAAGTTCAATACCAGTAATGGTGGCCCGGCTCCGGAAAAAGTGACCAAGGCAATTTACGAGCGCACCCAGGCCATTGAAACCTACAAAATCCTTGCGGCGGGGGATGTCGATTTAGGACGCTTAGGAGAAACCACCCTCGGAACCATGGTTGTGGAGGTCATTGATTCCGTGACTGACTATGCCCAACTTTTGGAAACGTTGTTTGATTTTGACCGGATTCAGCAGTTCATGGCCAGCGGCTCATTTCGGTTTATTTTTGATGCCATGCACGCCGTCACAGGCCCCTATGGCCGCAGAATTTTTGAAGAGCGTTTAGGTGCGCCCGCCGGAACAGTTCAGGCCGGGTTTCCCTTGGAAGACTTTGGTGGCGGCCATCCTGATCCGAATTTGGTCTATGCCCATGACTTGGTGGCGCAACTGTTCACAGAACATGGGCCGGACTTTGGGGCCGCCTCCGATGGGGATGGGGATCGAAATATGATTCTGGGTCGGAACTTCTTTGTCACCCCCAGCGATAGCCTAGCCATCCTAGCGGCCAATGCCACCCTAGTTCCTGGATACCGACAGGGTTTAGCTGGAATTGCTCGCTCCATGCCCACCAGTCAAGCTCCTGACCGCGTAGCCCAACAATTGGGAATTCCGGCCTTTGAAACCCCCACAGGCTGGAAATTTTTTGGTAATCTCCTCGACTCTGGCCAGGCCACCCTCTGTGGAGAAGAAAGTTTTGGCACGGGATCCAACCATGTTCGGGAAAAAGACGGTCTCTGGGCGGTGTTGTTTTGGTTGAATATCCTCGCGGTAAGGCAAGAGTCCGTGGCCGAGATTGTCACCCAACATTGGCAAACCTATGGCCGTAACTTTTATTCCCGTCATGATTACGAAGGGGTAGCCAGTGATCGGGCGAATGAATTGATGTCTCAACTCCAGGCCAAACTGCCGACCTTAACGGGGAAAACGCTGGGAGCCGGCCGGGTTGCCTATGCCGATGACTTTAGTTATAAAGACCCTGTGGATCAGACGGTCAGTGCCAACCAGGGGATTCGGATTGGCTTTGAAGATGGGAGTCGGATTGTTTTTCGGCTTTCGGGGACAGGGACAGAAGGGGCCACGCTGCGGGTTTATTTAGAGCGCTATGAACCCAATCCCCAACACCATGGCCTGGATGCCCAAATTGCGTTGCAAGATTTAATTGGCCTGGCAGACTCCCTCGCCCAAATCAAACTGCTGACCAGCCGAGACAAACCCACTGTTATTACTTAA
- a CDS encoding rod shape-determining protein yields the protein MGVFNRLSRDIGIDLGTANTLVYVSGRGVVLEEPSVVAIDQITQQPLAVGTEAKRMLGRTPGNVVAVRPLRDGVIADFERAEIMLKYFMRQVHGGKNLFAPRVVVGIPSGVTGVERRAIEDAARGAGAREVYLIDEPVAAAFGAGLPVEEPTGNMIVDIGGGTTEVAVLSMQGTVLSESVRIAGDELSDSITQYMKKVHNMIVGERTAEEIKIRIGSAYPNDHYDDELMEVRGLHQLSGLPRTVSIKTPEIRESMAEPLTGIIEAIKRTLERTPPELAADIVDRGIMLAGGGALLKGLDTLISHETGIVVHVAPDPLRCVVLGTGRVLENFKELGRVFGGQSSMSH from the coding sequence GTGGGAGTGTTTAACAGACTTTCGCGAGATATTGGCATAGATTTAGGAACTGCGAATACCTTGGTTTATGTCTCCGGGCGGGGTGTGGTCTTAGAAGAACCCTCTGTTGTTGCCATTGATCAAATTACCCAACAACCCTTAGCCGTGGGCACAGAAGCCAAACGGATGTTGGGGCGAACTCCCGGAAATGTTGTCGCAGTGCGCCCCTTGCGGGATGGGGTGATTGCTGACTTTGAACGGGCCGAGATCATGCTCAAATACTTTATGCGGCAGGTTCATGGTGGAAAAAATCTCTTTGCGCCGCGGGTCGTGGTCGGGATTCCCAGTGGTGTGACCGGGGTTGAACGCCGTGCCATTGAAGATGCCGCCAGGGGAGCTGGAGCCCGGGAAGTCTATTTAATTGACGAACCTGTTGCCGCCGCCTTCGGGGCTGGATTACCCGTTGAAGAACCCACTGGTAACATGATCGTGGACATTGGCGGGGGAACGACCGAAGTAGCAGTGCTGAGTATGCAGGGCACAGTCCTAAGTGAATCGGTGCGGATTGCTGGGGATGAATTATCAGATTCCATTACTCAATACATGAAGAAAGTCCACAACATGATTGTTGGTGAACGGACTGCCGAGGAAATTAAAATTCGGATTGGCTCGGCCTATCCCAACGACCATTACGACGATGAACTCATGGAAGTGCGAGGGTTACACCAACTCTCTGGCCTACCCCGTACCGTGAGCATCAAAACCCCAGAAATTCGTGAAAGCATGGCAGAACCCTTAACAGGAATTATTGAAGCCATTAAACGCACCCTTGAGCGGACTCCCCCGGAACTGGCTGCCGACATTGTGGATCGGGGAATTATGTTAGCAGGGGGTGGGGCACTCCTTAAGGGCCTGGATACCCTAATTAGTCATGAAACCGGGATTGTTGTTCACGTGGCTCCGGATCCATTGCGCTGTGTGGTGCTGGGCACCGGCCGAGTTTTGGAGAACTTTAAGGAACTAGGGCGGGTCTTTGGCGGCCAAAGTTCAATGTCACACTAG
- the mreC gene encoding rod shape-determining protein MreC, giving the protein MGAVVRWWTRFSSLLILTGVTLGVAWVVRETNGAGIRELYRVVTLPIYGGVNNTDQLIQARTWELEQRLAEVQSQNDQLRQLLNIPQVKQNKAVVARVIGRSADHWWQQVLLNQGSREGLAQGAVVLASGGVVGRITSITPNTSRILLLTDPSSRVGVVVGRTRQMGILRGQLGNKAVLEFFDKDPKVQPQDAVLTSELSSLFPAGLPVGVIESVDLSDPTRPHAIVQLAAPVDRLEWVQVMVNGQSSQTTLTPSP; this is encoded by the coding sequence ATGGGGGCAGTTGTTCGGTGGTGGACGCGCTTTAGCAGCCTGTTAATATTAACGGGAGTGACCTTAGGAGTAGCCTGGGTTGTCCGAGAGACCAATGGGGCGGGCATTCGCGAACTTTATCGGGTGGTAACATTACCGATTTATGGCGGTGTCAATAATACGGATCAGTTAATTCAGGCCCGGACGTGGGAACTAGAACAACGCCTAGCCGAAGTCCAAAGCCAAAATGACCAACTCCGGCAACTGTTAAATATCCCCCAAGTTAAACAAAATAAAGCAGTGGTGGCGCGGGTGATTGGTCGTAGTGCGGATCATTGGTGGCAGCAGGTTTTACTCAATCAGGGTAGTCGTGAGGGGCTTGCCCAAGGGGCGGTGGTTTTAGCCAGTGGTGGCGTAGTCGGGCGAATTACCAGCATTACCCCCAATACCAGTCGGATTTTATTATTGACGGATCCCAGCAGTCGGGTTGGGGTGGTCGTGGGTAGAACTCGGCAAATGGGTATTCTCCGGGGACAATTGGGAAATAAGGCGGTCTTAGAATTCTTTGACAAAGATCCGAAGGTGCAGCCCCAAGATGCAGTTTTAACTTCGGAACTCAGTAGTTTATTTCCGGCCGGTTTGCCTGTCGGAGTAATTGAATCAGTAGATCTATCTGATCCGACCCGCCCCCACGCAATTGTGCAATTAGCCGCCCCCGTCGATCGGTTGGAATGGGTACAGGTAATGGTGAATGGACAATCCTCTCAAACAACTCTCACCCCTAGTCCGTAA
- the mreD gene encoding rod shape-determining protein MreD yields the protein MDNPLKQLSPLVRNGLNGVVIVTSIFICAVAALWHHSAWEMTGINPDWFLIWVVAWSVKRPAWQGIVGGVGLGLIQDGLTGHQPTHALSLGVVGLITALLQKQRYVSEDFISIALITFAMAIISATVIAGQLSLENSRPLAEIWQQHRQIALGSAILSSLWAPILYAPLNLWWQWLIEAGKD from the coding sequence ATGGACAATCCTCTCAAACAACTCTCACCCCTAGTCCGTAATGGCTTAAATGGGGTTGTGATCGTCACCTCCATTTTTATCTGCGCGGTGGCCGCCCTCTGGCATCACTCGGCCTGGGAAATGACGGGAATTAACCCCGACTGGTTTTTGATTTGGGTGGTGGCTTGGAGTGTCAAGCGGCCGGCCTGGCAGGGGATTGTTGGTGGTGTCGGCCTGGGCCTGATTCAAGATGGGCTGACGGGGCATCAACCAACCCATGCCCTGTCTCTGGGAGTTGTGGGGCTGATTACGGCGCTCCTCCAAAAACAGCGGTATGTTTCTGAAGACTTTATTTCCATTGCCCTGATTACCTTTGCGATGGCGATCATTAGTGCCACGGTCATTGCGGGTCAACTCAGTCTGGAAAATAGCCGTCCTCTGGCTGAGATTTGGCAACAGCATCGTCAGATTGCCCTCGGTTCGGCAATTCTCAGTAGTCTTTGGGCCCCAATTCTCTATGCCCCCCTCAATCTTTGGTGGCAGTGGTTAATTGAGGCGGGAAAGGATTAG
- a CDS encoding glycosyltransferase gives MAKPFLSLCMIVKNEAAHLARCLASAQAWVDEIIVVDTGSTDETLAIAESFQAQIFSFTWCDDFAAARNASLEQAQGEWIFVIDADEELIVTDPAWLSQLREQTDLSYQQYSIRRLEAPQAENSPTMTDFWMNRFGRNQGGIHYAGRLHEQLTHSGSYQTGYLTGAYLYHHGCTTRTEMIQKMKTRNIPILEAMRQEGNIGLMWLITLADHYKACGELELAQECFQAAYERILPNLLSGEIPQETGFVRQLLFVLAWDALEAEDYDQAQFLIHNGIRWFPHYAPLIYLAGLLVFYLGFYLGAVPYLEQCLRMGQRQTYDRNEPFDQAFLKAHPAFSLGYCWLKLGRIDQAETFFELTLTHDPNHQPAQEQLQQLREL, from the coding sequence GTGGCGAAACCCTTCCTATCCCTGTGCATGATTGTTAAAAATGAGGCCGCCCACTTAGCCCGCTGTTTAGCTAGTGCCCAGGCCTGGGTGGATGAAATTATTGTCGTAGATACCGGCTCAACGGATGAAACTCTGGCTATTGCTGAATCCTTCCAGGCCCAGATTTTTAGCTTTACTTGGTGTGATGACTTTGCGGCGGCGCGTAATGCTTCTTTAGAACAAGCCCAGGGGGAATGGATTTTTGTCATTGATGCCGATGAGGAATTAATCGTTACCGACCCGGCCTGGTTATCCCAACTTAGAGAACAAACAGATTTGAGCTATCAGCAATACTCAATTCGGCGTTTAGAGGCCCCCCAAGCTGAAAATAGCCCCACGATGACCGACTTCTGGATGAATCGTTTTGGTCGCAATCAAGGGGGAATTCACTATGCCGGCCGACTCCATGAACAACTGACTCACTCCGGTTCTTATCAAACGGGTTATTTAACAGGAGCTTACCTCTACCATCATGGCTGTACAACCCGGACTGAGATGATCCAGAAAATGAAAACCCGCAACATCCCTATTCTGGAGGCAATGCGGCAAGAGGGTAACATCGGCTTAATGTGGTTGATTACCCTTGCGGATCACTACAAGGCCTGTGGGGAGCTGGAGTTGGCCCAAGAATGTTTTCAAGCGGCCTATGAGCGGATTTTACCCAACCTACTTTCGGGAGAAATTCCTCAGGAAACGGGTTTTGTTAGGCAATTATTGTTTGTCTTGGCCTGGGATGCCCTCGAAGCTGAAGATTATGACCAGGCCCAATTCTTAATCCACAACGGGATTCGCTGGTTTCCCCACTATGCCCCCTTGATTTATTTAGCTGGCCTGTTGGTGTTCTATTTGGGGTTTTACTTGGGGGCAGTCCCCTATTTGGAGCAATGTTTAAGGATGGGGCAACGCCAAACCTATGATCGCAATGAACCCTTTGACCAGGCTTTTCTCAAGGCTCATCCGGCCTTTAGTTTGGGCTATTGCTGGCTGAAACTTGGACGAATCGATCAGGCTGAGACTTTTTTTGAATTAACTCTCACCCATGACCCCAATCATCAACCAGCCCAAGAACAACTCCAACAACTCAGGGAGCTCTAA
- the crcB gene encoding fluoride efflux transporter CrcB, producing MAIGLGAIVGAVSRYGVVTVCQSQWGLGFPWGTLIVNISGCYVMGFVVVFFLNEAIRIHPDLYVMITTGFLGSYTTFSSYELDTFLLWQNQNGQIALFYWVTSAALGIIGLRLGERTAQRFLPPDIPN from the coding sequence ATGGCCATTGGCCTGGGAGCAATTGTCGGGGCTGTTTCCCGCTATGGGGTCGTCACCGTCTGCCAATCACAGTGGGGCCTAGGCTTTCCTTGGGGAACCTTGATTGTCAATATCTCTGGCTGCTATGTGATGGGGTTTGTGGTGGTCTTTTTTCTGAATGAGGCGATTCGGATTCATCCAGATCTCTATGTGATGATCACGACAGGATTTCTCGGTTCCTACACAACATTTTCCAGTTATGAGTTAGATACCTTCCTGCTTTGGCAAAACCAAAATGGGCAGATTGCCTTGTTTTATTGGGTTACCTCGGCGGCTCTGGGGATTATTGGGTTACGTTTGGGAGAGCGCACGGCCCAACGCTTTTTACCTCCCGATATTCCCAATTGA
- a CDS encoding aspartate aminotransferase, whose protein sequence is MGLDWIKPADRLGSLPPYVFARLDELKARAREQGLDLIDLGMGNPDGMPPQPVIDAAIQAFQVPSHHGYPPFEGTANFRKAITQWYHRRYQVELDPDGEALPLLGSKEGLTHLALAYVNPGDVVLVPSPAYPAHFRGPAIAGANIYPLLLKPENNWLIDLNQIPEDIAHQAKIFYFNYPSNPTAATAPRQFFVDMVEFAREYNILLVHDLCYAELAFDGYQPTSLLEIPGAKEIGVEFHTLSKTYNMAGWRVGFVVGNRHIIQGLRTLKTNLDYGLFAVLQTAAETALNLPDEYLTTVCDRYRTRRDFLIAGLGKLGWTVPKTQATMYLWVPCPLGVSSTDFALKLLQETGVVVTPGNAFGEGGEGFVRVSLITDCERLGEALQRMEQAGIHF, encoded by the coding sequence ATGGGCCTGGATTGGATTAAGCCAGCCGACCGCCTCGGTTCTTTACCCCCCTATGTTTTTGCCCGTTTGGATGAGTTGAAAGCGCGGGCGAGAGAGCAGGGCCTGGACCTAATTGATTTAGGCATGGGGAATCCCGATGGCATGCCCCCACAACCCGTCATTGATGCGGCAATTCAAGCCTTTCAAGTCCCCAGCCATCATGGGTATCCCCCCTTTGAAGGCACCGCCAATTTCCGCAAAGCCATTACTCAGTGGTATCACCGCCGCTATCAAGTAGAACTGGATCCCGATGGGGAAGCCTTACCCTTACTGGGTTCTAAGGAAGGCCTGACCCACTTAGCCTTGGCCTATGTAAATCCAGGAGATGTAGTTCTCGTCCCCAGTCCGGCCTATCCGGCCCATTTTCGCGGCCCCGCCATTGCAGGAGCAAATATTTATCCGCTACTTCTCAAACCAGAAAATAATTGGCTGATTGACCTGAATCAGATTCCTGAAGACATTGCCCACCAGGCCAAGATTTTCTACTTTAACTATCCCAGTAACCCAACCGCGGCCACGGCTCCCCGGCAATTTTTTGTGGATATGGTTGAGTTTGCGCGGGAGTATAACATCCTCCTCGTTCATGATCTTTGTTACGCAGAATTGGCTTTCGATGGCTATCAACCAACCAGTTTGTTAGAAATTCCGGGAGCAAAAGAGATTGGGGTTGAATTCCATACTCTCTCCAAAACCTACAATATGGCCGGTTGGCGGGTTGGCTTTGTTGTCGGTAATCGGCATATTATCCAAGGCCTGCGAACTCTGAAAACCAATTTGGACTATGGCTTATTTGCCGTTCTTCAAACTGCGGCGGAAACTGCTCTAAACTTGCCCGATGAGTATTTAACCACCGTTTGTGATCGCTATCGAACCCGGCGTGATTTTCTCATTGCTGGCCTGGGAAAACTGGGCTGGACTGTCCCCAAAACTCAAGCGACGATGTATCTCTGGGTGCCTTGTCCCCTGGGGGTGAGCTCGACAGATTTTGCCCTGAAACTTTTGCAGGAAACGGGGGTTGTCGTTACACCTGGGAATGCTTTTGGCGAAGGAGGTGAAGGGTTTGTTCGGGTCAGTTTAATTACAGACTGCGAGCGGTTGGGGGAGGCCTTACAGCGGATGGAACAGGCCGGGATTCATTTTTAG